A single region of the Acidobacteriota bacterium genome encodes:
- a CDS encoding NUDIX hydrolase, whose translation MKRDYPDRPLLGVGAVIVRNEQVLVVRRSHPPLQGQWSVPGGLVETGETTREALIREIREETSLIVEPLDLVEVFERILRDGDSRVQYHFVVIDYLCRIVSGEACPGTDVSEIRWVPLEKLQELGITPETRDVIHKGLNAARNSSAFQTRS comes from the coding sequence TTGAAGCGCGATTATCCTGATCGTCCTCTCCTTGGCGTGGGCGCAGTTATCGTTCGAAACGAACAAGTTCTCGTGGTTCGCCGCAGCCATCCTCCGTTACAGGGACAGTGGTCCGTTCCGGGCGGCCTCGTTGAAACCGGTGAAACTACAAGAGAAGCGCTCATTCGCGAGATCCGCGAAGAAACTAGTCTCATCGTCGAGCCACTGGATTTAGTCGAAGTCTTCGAACGCATCCTGCGCGACGGTGATTCGCGCGTGCAATATCACTTCGTCGTGATCGATTACTTATGCCGCATCGTATCGGGCGAGGCTTGTCCAGGCACGGACGTCAGCGAGATTCGCTGGGTGCCTCTTGAAAAACTACAGGAATTGGGGATCACACCAGAGACACGCGATGTGATTCACAAGGGTCTGAACGCGGCCAGAAACTCTAGCGCGTTCCAAACTCGTAGCTGA
- the map gene encoding type I methionyl aminopeptidase: MAIMCKSAGEIEKMRRSGRIVRQVLDATVAAVKPGITTMDLEAVAAAKIEELGAKPAFKGYYDYPCVLCTSVNQEIVHGIPSPKRVLKEGDIVSIDCGVVLDGYYADSAVTVPVGNHLRPEIKKLLEVTKASLERAIQTARIGSTVGDVGAAVQEMVEANGFSVVREFVGHGIGTKLHEEPQVPNYGTRGHGPRLREGMVLAIEPMVNVGRPDTKLLDNKWTAVTVDGSLSAHFEHSVAVTKDGPVILTA; this comes from the coding sequence ATGGCCATTATGTGCAAGTCGGCTGGTGAGATTGAGAAGATGCGCCGCAGTGGGCGCATCGTTCGTCAGGTACTCGACGCAACCGTGGCAGCAGTGAAGCCTGGCATTACGACGATGGACTTGGAGGCAGTAGCCGCCGCCAAGATCGAGGAGCTGGGAGCCAAGCCGGCGTTTAAGGGCTATTACGATTATCCGTGCGTGCTGTGCACGTCGGTGAATCAGGAGATTGTGCACGGTATTCCTTCCCCGAAGCGCGTGCTAAAGGAAGGTGATATCGTCTCGATCGATTGTGGCGTGGTTCTGGATGGTTACTACGCCGACTCCGCGGTGACGGTTCCGGTAGGAAATCATCTTAGGCCGGAGATCAAGAAGCTGCTGGAAGTGACTAAGGCCTCGCTGGAGCGAGCGATCCAGACGGCGCGGATCGGCAGTACAGTCGGCGATGTTGGCGCCGCGGTACAGGAAATGGTGGAAGCCAACGGCTTCAGCGTGGTTCGAGAGTTCGTAGGACACGGAATCGGTACTAAGCTACACGAAGAACCTCAGGTTCCCAATTACGGAACGCGAGGACACGGGCCTCGACTTCGTGAAGGAATGGTCTTGGCGATCGAGCCGATGGTGAATGTCGGGAGGCCAGACACGAAGCTGCTCGATAATAAGTGGACCGCCGTAACTGTTGATGGAAGTTTGAGTGCCCATTTTGAGCACTCAGTGGCTGTAACCAAAGACGGCCCAGTGATTTTGACAGCATAG
- a CDS encoding pyridine nucleotide transhydrogenase produces the protein MEQLVFDPRVLMASLYVFVLAAFLGYQIISRVPPLLHTPLMSATNALSAISVVGAIVVAGRGHANESPVATWLGFIAVISASINVIGGFMITDRMLKMFKREPPVKPAGKKGNSK, from the coding sequence ATGGAGCAATTGGTTTTTGATCCGCGAGTTCTGATGGCCTCACTGTACGTATTTGTCCTGGCTGCGTTTCTGGGTTACCAGATTATTTCGCGAGTCCCTCCCCTGCTGCACACTCCGCTAATGTCGGCAACCAACGCGCTCTCGGCAATTTCGGTAGTTGGCGCGATCGTCGTCGCCGGACGCGGGCATGCCAATGAGAGCCCGGTCGCGACGTGGCTTGGCTTCATCGCCGTGATTTCCGCCTCGATTAACGTAATTGGCGGATTCATGATTACGGACCGCATGTTGAAGATGTTCAAGCGCGAGCCGCCCGTGAAGCCTGCCGGAAAGAAGGGGAACTCGAAGTGA
- a CDS encoding 50S ribosomal protein L17: MRHLKATWKLGRNTSHRRALLRNLVSSLILEERIETTVAKAKAMRPHVEKMITFGKRGDVAARRLAASFLTSREAVDRLFGEVAPRYGDRNGGYLRIVRTGFRKGDGGEKAFIELIGSEKILDERREKRAELRAKRREEIEKAMQEQQANLEASGGPAASEAKSE, from the coding sequence ATGCGTCATCTGAAAGCAACTTGGAAATTAGGACGTAACACCAGCCATCGTCGCGCACTGCTGCGAAATCTGGTGAGCTCTCTCATTCTCGAAGAGCGCATTGAAACCACTGTGGCGAAGGCCAAGGCGATGCGTCCTCACGTCGAGAAGATGATCACTTTCGGCAAGCGTGGAGATGTAGCTGCGCGGCGCCTTGCCGCATCTTTTCTTACTTCTCGTGAGGCCGTAGATCGCCTCTTTGGCGAAGTAGCGCCCCGCTATGGCGATCGTAACGGTGGCTATCTTCGCATTGTGCGGACGGGCTTTCGTAAAGGCGACGGCGGTGAGAAGGCCTTCATCGAGCTCATCGGCTCCGAGAAGATTCTCGACGAACGTCGCGAAAAACGCGCGGAACTACGCGCCAAGCGCCGCGAGGAGATCGAGAAAGCAATGCAGGAGCAACAAGCGAATCTTGAGGCCAGCGGCGGACCAGCCGCGAGCGAGGCCAAGTCAGAGTAA
- a CDS encoding nitroreductase family protein, with product MKVIEQSREKTISAVIADRRSTPRFASTPIQEEDLRRIVVAGLESPSGYNLQPWRFVVIQTLEQRRRLRAASHDQPKVEQAPVVIVALGDPLGWQEGDLDAMIRIGAEHGYAHPSKSGEMRHVIEKYFTEHENMPMWLNRQVMIALTTMMLMAEALGYDTALLEGFEEQKVRSVVGAPDRMEVICLLAIGHCEGEDKHYGGRFPSERVIFAERFGNPLPL from the coding sequence ATGAAGGTGATTGAGCAAAGTCGGGAGAAGACAATCAGCGCCGTGATCGCAGATCGTCGCTCCACGCCGCGTTTCGCATCCACCCCAATCCAGGAAGAGGATCTAAGACGAATTGTTGTGGCTGGCTTGGAATCTCCTAGCGGGTACAACCTCCAGCCCTGGAGATTTGTCGTCATCCAAACTCTGGAGCAGCGCCGCAGGTTACGAGCGGCCTCGCATGATCAACCAAAAGTCGAGCAGGCTCCTGTCGTGATTGTGGCTTTGGGGGACCCGCTAGGCTGGCAAGAAGGCGATCTGGACGCGATGATTCGGATCGGCGCCGAGCATGGGTATGCTCATCCCTCAAAGTCGGGCGAAATGCGCCACGTGATTGAGAAGTACTTCACTGAGCATGAGAACATGCCCATGTGGTTAAACCGTCAGGTCATGATTGCGCTCACCACCATGATGTTGATGGCCGAAGCCCTTGGATATGACACGGCATTGTTGGAGGGGTTCGAAGAACAGAAGGTTAGGTCAGTCGTAGGTGCTCCCGACCGCATGGAGGTCATTTGTCTGCTTGCCATCGGCCACTGCGAAGGCGAGGATAAGCATTATGGTGGGCGATTCCCTTCAGAGCGCGTAATTTTTGCCGAACGCTTCGGAAACCCGCTCCCTCTCTAA
- a CDS encoding NAD(P)(+) transhydrogenase (Re/Si-specific) subunit alpha: MRVAVLRETLPGEARVALVPESIKKLTAANNEMWVEAGAGEAAGVNDADYEAAGARVTSDRTQLLPAAEVLVCVQRPAPSYMAAMRPGSVVLGFLRPLDEPGALEPAVGLKLTTFAVELIPRITRAQAMDALSSMATVVGYKAVLMAASSLPRMFPMLMTAAGTVAPAKVLVLGAGVAGLQAIATAKRLGAVVEAYDVRAAAGEQVKSLGATFLEVDLGGIATEDAGGYARELTPEALKRGRDLIAKQARNADVIVTTAAVPGKHAPLMMDDQAVLAMKRGSVIVDLAASTGGNVSLSRPDEVATTANGVTIFAPLNLAATVPYHASQLFSRNMTSFLQLLSKDGQLTIDMHDDVVGPSCVTHQGQVVNARVAALLGEPVTR, translated from the coding sequence ATGCGAGTTGCCGTCTTACGCGAAACCCTGCCCGGCGAGGCTCGGGTAGCATTGGTTCCTGAATCTATCAAGAAGCTGACTGCCGCCAACAACGAAATGTGGGTAGAGGCTGGCGCGGGCGAAGCTGCGGGCGTGAACGACGCGGATTACGAAGCTGCAGGCGCCCGGGTTACGTCTGATCGCACACAATTGCTTCCGGCTGCCGAGGTCTTGGTCTGTGTGCAGCGTCCAGCACCGTCTTATATGGCGGCGATGCGTCCGGGATCGGTCGTGCTTGGGTTCCTTCGTCCCTTGGATGAGCCCGGAGCTCTCGAGCCTGCTGTCGGACTCAAGCTCACTACATTTGCCGTTGAATTGATACCGCGCATCACGCGCGCCCAGGCAATGGACGCACTCTCATCGATGGCAACGGTTGTCGGTTACAAGGCTGTCTTGATGGCGGCCTCGAGTCTTCCGCGCATGTTTCCCATGCTGATGACGGCGGCGGGAACTGTCGCTCCAGCAAAAGTGCTGGTGTTAGGCGCGGGAGTCGCTGGTCTGCAAGCGATTGCAACGGCGAAAAGGCTCGGCGCAGTTGTGGAAGCCTACGACGTGCGCGCTGCCGCGGGCGAGCAGGTGAAGTCGCTTGGTGCGACCTTCCTTGAAGTCGATCTAGGCGGCATCGCGACAGAAGACGCGGGAGGATACGCGCGTGAACTCACTCCAGAAGCCCTTAAGCGCGGGCGCGATTTGATTGCAAAGCAAGCTCGCAACGCCGACGTGATAGTCACGACCGCGGCGGTCCCGGGCAAACATGCTCCACTCATGATGGACGACCAGGCGGTGCTCGCCATGAAGCGAGGATCGGTCATCGTCGATCTTGCCGCATCTACTGGAGGAAACGTCTCGTTGAGCCGTCCCGACGAAGTGGCAACGACTGCCAACGGCGTCACGATTTTTGCGCCACTGAATCTGGCGGCAACGGTTCCCTACCATGCCAGTCAGCTTTTTTCCCGTAACATGACTTCGTTTCTTCAGTTGCTCAGCAAAGATGGTCAATTGACGATTGACATGCACGACGATGTCGTGGGCCCTTCTTGCGTCACTCACCAAGGGCAGGTAGTGAATGCCCGTGTGGCCGCTCTCTTGGGCGAACCCGTAACCAGATAG
- a CDS encoding NAD synthetase → MNIYIEFCYLGASILFVFGLKGLTHPDSARRGMLLAAAGMAAAIIGTLFHPEIVTREWIWIGLLIGGSIGAIMSIWMPMTAMPERTALSHAFGALAAALVGIAEYANHGASLGPLKVGALGFEIMLGCLTFTGSLIAFGKLYGAVKGTPITFKGQNIFNMTLLAVMVGCFVFLIYDASAAAAFYIMMTLAFCFGVLLVIPIGAADMPVVMSLLNSYAGLAAAATGFVLGNNVLIIAGTLDGFSGFILSVLMCRAMNRSMKNVLFGAFGAVSETAAGAVTGSMREVSLEDVATQLAYAKQVVFVPGYGMATAQAQHAVRQLANLLEARGVGVKFGIHPVAGRMPGHMNVLLAEANVPYSLLYEMDQINPDLSQTDVAVVIGANDVVNPDARDNPKSPIAGMPIIEVDRAKSVVVLKRGNGKGFSGLENPLFFKPVTGMLYGDAKSSLTSLTQAVQEV, encoded by the coding sequence GTGAATATCTACATCGAGTTCTGTTACCTCGGAGCTTCCATCCTGTTTGTCTTTGGACTGAAGGGACTCACGCATCCGGATTCTGCCCGGCGAGGCATGCTGCTTGCCGCAGCGGGAATGGCTGCGGCAATTATCGGGACGTTGTTCCATCCCGAAATCGTCACGCGAGAGTGGATATGGATTGGACTACTTATCGGCGGCTCGATTGGCGCAATCATGTCCATCTGGATGCCGATGACCGCTATGCCCGAGCGAACTGCGCTCTCGCACGCATTCGGTGCGTTGGCCGCTGCACTTGTGGGCATCGCGGAGTATGCGAATCATGGTGCCAGTCTCGGCCCACTGAAAGTTGGAGCACTCGGCTTCGAAATCATGCTTGGCTGCCTCACCTTCACCGGCAGCTTGATCGCCTTCGGAAAATTGTATGGAGCCGTGAAAGGCACTCCGATCACGTTCAAAGGTCAAAACATTTTCAACATGACCTTGCTCGCCGTGATGGTCGGATGCTTTGTCTTCCTGATTTACGACGCGAGCGCGGCGGCAGCTTTTTACATCATGATGACGCTGGCCTTCTGCTTCGGCGTCTTGCTCGTAATTCCGATCGGCGCCGCTGACATGCCGGTGGTGATGTCGCTACTGAACTCCTACGCCGGACTTGCTGCAGCCGCCACGGGATTCGTTCTCGGCAACAATGTTCTCATCATCGCTGGAACGCTGGATGGATTCTCCGGATTCATCCTTTCCGTGCTCATGTGCCGGGCAATGAATCGCTCAATGAAGAACGTCCTCTTTGGTGCTTTCGGAGCTGTCTCTGAAACCGCGGCAGGCGCAGTGACAGGAAGCATGCGAGAGGTCTCGCTCGAAGATGTCGCCACGCAACTTGCCTACGCCAAGCAGGTGGTCTTCGTTCCCGGATATGGCATGGCCACCGCACAAGCGCAGCACGCTGTGCGGCAACTGGCAAATCTTCTGGAAGCGCGGGGCGTGGGCGTGAAATTCGGTATCCACCCGGTGGCAGGCCGAATGCCGGGACACATGAACGTGCTGCTAGCGGAAGCAAACGTGCCTTACTCACTCCTCTATGAAATGGATCAGATCAATCCTGATCTCTCACAGACCGACGTCGCTGTAGTCATTGGCGCTAATGACGTGGTCAATCCCGATGCTCGCGATAATCCCAAGAGTCCCATCGCGGGAATGCCCATCATCGAAGTTGACCGCGCGAAATCGGTAGTGGTGCTCAAGCGCGGTAATGGCAAAGGCTTTTCGGGATTGGAGAATCCCCTCTTCTTCAAGCCTGTTACGGGCATGCTCTACGGCGACGCAAAGTCGTCTCTGACGAGCCTGACTCAGGCTGTGCAGGAAGTCTAG
- a CDS encoding PilZ domain-containing protein, protein MATSATKTEQRTSRRFALKLPVSIRCENGQITEVPAETRDVSAQGVFFYTGSKLSHGSKVEFTLTLPPEITLTESIRVRCRGRVVRIDEARPHQTGIAAIIEQYDFVPETADA, encoded by the coding sequence ATGGCAACATCAGCCACCAAGACCGAGCAGAGAACCAGCCGTCGGTTCGCACTCAAGCTACCGGTCTCGATCCGCTGCGAGAACGGACAGATCACCGAAGTACCGGCCGAAACGCGTGACGTAAGCGCCCAAGGCGTTTTCTTTTATACCGGTTCCAAGCTGTCTCATGGTTCCAAGGTGGAATTCACCCTTACGTTGCCTCCGGAGATCACACTCACGGAGAGCATCCGCGTGCGCTGCCGTGGACGAGTCGTTCGCATCGACGAGGCACGTCCGCACCAGACCGGTATCGCTGCGATAATTGAGCAATATGATTTCGTGCCGGAGACAGCCGACGCGTAA
- a CDS encoding 30S ribosomal protein S11: MAKPAATTGGAAAAPDKKGKKKQFKKKERKNVPFGLAHIQASFNNTIITISDIEGKVVSWKSSGSLGFRGSRKGTPFAAQQAAMNAANQARDHGMRSVDVRVSGPGSGRESAIRALAAAGLEVRVIRDVTPIPHNGCRPPKRRRV; encoded by the coding sequence ATGGCGAAACCGGCAGCAACAACAGGCGGCGCTGCAGCAGCGCCCGATAAAAAGGGCAAGAAGAAGCAGTTTAAGAAGAAAGAGCGCAAGAATGTCCCGTTCGGATTGGCGCACATTCAAGCCTCCTTCAACAATACGATCATCACCATCTCGGATATTGAGGGTAAGGTGGTGTCGTGGAAAAGCTCCGGCTCGCTCGGCTTCCGCGGTTCCCGAAAAGGAACTCCGTTCGCGGCGCAACAGGCCGCTATGAACGCCGCCAATCAGGCGCGGGATCACGGCATGCGATCCGTGGATGTTCGCGTGAGTGGTCCCGGATCGGGACGAGAGTCGGCAATTCGTGCCCTTGCGGCAGCCGGACTGGAAGTGCGTGTGATCCGCGACGTAACGCCGATCCCGCACAATGGATGCCGTCCGCCGAAGCGGAGGCGCGTCTGA
- a CDS encoding DNA-directed RNA polymerase subunit alpha — MLWKGFQKPKRLAADTDTLTDKYGKFYAQPFERGFGTTIGNALRRVLLSSIEGAAITAVRIEGVLHEFQSIPGVVEDATDIILNLKQIPFKLNSENPKAIYLKTDQPGVITSGMIEADGDVEILDKDIYIATVSEGGKLDMEMRLKRGRGYVSADKNFDEDLGLGFIPIDSVHSPVRKCNYTVEAARLGQITDYDKLTLEVWTNGAVVPADAIGLAAKLVKDHMSIFINFEEEHEAESAEDRKPEIRNENLNRSVEELELSVRSYNCLKNANIQTIGELVQKSEAEMLKTKNFGRKSLNEIKEILAQMGLSLGMKIDEHGNAVPGPTSQPPAAVLAGAYSTPEDELDEEEPAGGF; from the coding sequence ATGCTCTGGAAGGGATTTCAAAAACCAAAGCGGCTTGCCGCTGATACCGACACGCTCACTGATAAATACGGCAAGTTCTATGCGCAGCCGTTTGAGCGTGGTTTCGGAACCACGATTGGAAACGCGCTTCGTCGCGTTCTGCTCTCATCGATCGAAGGCGCGGCTATCACCGCGGTTCGCATCGAGGGCGTTCTGCATGAATTTCAGTCGATTCCCGGCGTGGTAGAAGACGCCACCGACATCATCTTGAATCTCAAGCAGATTCCGTTCAAGTTAAACAGCGAAAATCCCAAGGCGATCTACCTGAAGACCGACCAGCCAGGCGTGATCACCTCCGGCATGATCGAAGCTGATGGCGACGTCGAGATCCTCGACAAGGATATTTACATCGCCACAGTGAGCGAAGGCGGAAAGCTCGACATGGAAATGCGTCTGAAGCGCGGACGCGGCTATGTCTCCGCAGATAAGAATTTCGACGAGGACCTCGGATTGGGATTCATCCCGATCGACTCAGTACATTCGCCCGTTCGTAAGTGCAACTACACGGTAGAAGCGGCTCGTCTGGGCCAGATCACGGACTACGACAAGCTCACTCTCGAAGTCTGGACCAACGGCGCAGTCGTTCCCGCAGATGCGATCGGTCTCGCGGCTAAGCTGGTGAAGGACCACATGAGCATCTTCATCAACTTCGAGGAAGAGCACGAGGCTGAAAGCGCAGAAGATCGCAAGCCAGAGATCCGCAACGAAAATCTCAATCGCTCTGTCGAAGAGCTGGAGTTGTCGGTCCGCAGCTACAACTGCCTGAAGAACGCTAACATTCAGACGATCGGCGAACTGGTTCAGAAATCCGAAGCCGAGATGCTGAAGACGAAGAACTTCGGACGCAAGTCGTTGAACGAGATCAAAGAAATCCTCGCCCAGATGGGTCTCAGTCTGGGAATGAAGATCGACGAGCACGGAAATGCGGTTCCCGGTCCAACCAGCCAGCCACCGGCGGCTGTATTGGCCGGCGCGTATTCCACTCCGGAAGACGAACTCGACGAGGAAGAACCAGCAGGCGGGTTCTAA
- a CDS encoding 50S ribosomal protein L36, with translation MKVRASVKKICDKCKIIHRRGVVRVICENSKHKQRQG, from the coding sequence ATGAAGGTACGAGCCTCAGTAAAGAAGATTTGCGATAAGTGCAAGATCATCCATCGCCGTGGCGTGGTGCGGGTGATCTGCGAGAACTCCAAGCATAAGCAGCGGCAGGGATAA
- a CDS encoding 30S ribosomal protein S4, translating to MARYKGPVCRLCRREGMKLFLKGTKCFSDKCPVEKRNFAPGQHGKDRKAKVVGYGLQLREKQKTKRIYFTLEKQFRNYFEKAARSKGVTGAKLLEQLERRLDNVVYRLGFAISRRQARQLVRHGHVAVNSRKVNIPSYQVAVGEEIAVRDNSKKMTVLETSKEFTSHQPAVNWLEVDRDNYKGRVTALPKREDINLPVNEQLIVELYSK from the coding sequence ATGGCACGATATAAAGGACCAGTTTGCCGCCTTTGCCGACGCGAAGGCATGAAGTTATTTCTCAAGGGCACGAAGTGCTTTAGCGATAAGTGCCCAGTCGAGAAGCGCAACTTCGCCCCTGGACAACATGGCAAAGACCGCAAAGCCAAAGTAGTTGGCTATGGCTTGCAGCTCCGCGAGAAGCAGAAGACGAAGCGCATCTACTTCACGCTGGAAAAGCAGTTCCGCAACTACTTTGAGAAGGCCGCGCGCTCCAAGGGTGTAACCGGCGCAAAGCTGCTGGAACAACTTGAGCGTCGCCTCGACAACGTCGTGTATCGCCTAGGATTCGCGATTTCCCGTCGCCAAGCTCGCCAGTTGGTTCGGCACGGGCACGTAGCAGTCAATAGTCGCAAGGTGAACATCCCCTCGTACCAGGTTGCGGTCGGCGAAGAGATCGCAGTGCGCGACAACAGCAAAAAGATGACTGTGCTTGAGACGTCGAAAGAATTCACCAGTCATCAGCCGGCAGTGAACTGGCTGGAAGTCGATCGCGACAACTACAAAGGGCGCGTAACTGCGTTGCCGAAGCGCGAGGACATCAATTTGCCGGTCAACGAACAGTTGATCGTTGAGTTGTATTCGAAGTAA
- a CDS encoding preprotein translocase subunit SecY, whose protein sequence is MFEKLANIFRVPDLRTRVLFALAMLAVYRLGGHIPTPGINADLLSQFFDQQRGTVLGFVDLFSGGNLRRLTIFALGIMPYITASIILQLLTVVYEPLAKLQKEGELGRKKITQWTRYLTVVLGALQSFGIAITLQKNSGGVQFVTNPGPGFILMTVITLTAGTAFIMWLGEQITERGIGNGMSLLIFAGIVVGLPRGIADLYEKVKTQAWGGFTVPAMVLLIAVMIVVVAFIVFVERSERRIPVQYAKRIVGRKMMGGQSTYMPFRVNAGGVMPVIFASSILSAPLFLGQYFKNTRGFSWIFDQLRGGEPLYEFLYIIGIIFFAYFYVSIIFDPARVADDMRRYGGFVPGIRPGKRTQEYVNSILTRLTLVGGLYLCIVSIIPQWMIGGIHLNHLPGVLGNFFERFPTWFTNGLGVTFYFGGTSLLIVVGVAMDTVNQIEAQLVMRHYEGFTPKSGRIRGRRW, encoded by the coding sequence ATGTTTGAGAAGTTAGCGAACATCTTTCGCGTCCCGGATCTTCGGACGCGTGTTCTGTTCGCCTTGGCGATGCTGGCTGTCTATCGTCTGGGTGGTCACATTCCTACGCCTGGTATTAATGCGGATCTGCTGTCCCAGTTCTTCGACCAGCAGCGTGGAACCGTGCTCGGCTTTGTGGACCTGTTTAGCGGCGGCAACCTGCGCCGCCTGACGATATTTGCCCTGGGCATCATGCCGTATATCACGGCATCGATCATTCTGCAGTTGCTGACCGTCGTCTACGAACCATTGGCGAAGCTGCAGAAGGAAGGGGAGCTCGGGCGCAAGAAAATCACGCAGTGGACCCGCTACCTCACCGTTGTTCTCGGTGCCCTGCAGTCATTTGGTATCGCTATCACGCTGCAGAAGAATTCTGGCGGCGTCCAGTTTGTCACCAATCCAGGTCCTGGGTTCATCTTGATGACGGTCATCACGCTAACGGCTGGAACAGCTTTCATCATGTGGCTGGGCGAGCAGATTACGGAACGTGGCATCGGAAACGGAATGTCGCTGCTGATCTTTGCCGGAATCGTCGTAGGACTGCCGCGCGGCATTGCCGACCTATACGAGAAGGTAAAGACACAAGCATGGGGCGGCTTTACGGTGCCAGCGATGGTGCTGCTGATTGCAGTAATGATCGTGGTGGTCGCGTTCATCGTCTTCGTTGAACGCAGCGAACGGCGTATTCCGGTGCAGTACGCAAAGCGCATCGTCGGACGGAAGATGATGGGCGGACAAAGTACATACATGCCTTTCCGCGTGAATGCTGGCGGCGTGATGCCGGTGATCTTTGCCTCGTCGATCCTCAGCGCGCCTTTATTTTTGGGGCAATACTTCAAGAACACCCGTGGATTTTCTTGGATTTTCGATCAGCTGCGTGGCGGCGAGCCGCTGTACGAGTTTCTGTACATTATCGGCATCATCTTTTTCGCTTATTTCTACGTCTCGATCATCTTTGATCCGGCCCGGGTGGCCGACGATATGCGGCGATATGGTGGGTTTGTTCCCGGCATTCGTCCCGGCAAGCGCACGCAGGAATATGTGAATAGCATCCTTACCCGGCTCACGCTGGTGGGAGGCCTCTATCTCTGCATTGTCTCGATCATTCCGCAGTGGATGATCGGCGGCATCCACCTGAACCACCTGCCCGGCGTGCTGGGAAATTTCTTCGAGCGCTTTCCGACATGGTTTACCAACGGCTTGGGCGTCACGTTCTACTTTGGCGGTACTTCCTTGCTGATTGTCGTCGGTGTCGCGATGGATACCGTGAATCAGATCGAGGCGCAGCTGGTAATGCGTCACTATGAGGGCTTTACTCCCAAGAGTGGCCGGATTCGCGGGCGGCGATGGTGA
- a CDS encoding translation initiation factor IF-1 — translation MSKEDAIEVMAVVLEPLPNAMFRVELENKHQVLAHVSGRMRKNFIKILPGDRVAVELSPYDLNRGRIVYRYK, via the coding sequence TTGAGCAAAGAAGACGCGATTGAAGTAATGGCAGTAGTCTTGGAACCGCTGCCCAATGCAATGTTCCGGGTGGAGCTGGAGAACAAGCATCAGGTTCTCGCTCATGTCTCCGGACGTATGCGCAAGAATTTCATCAAGATTTTGCCCGGTGACCGTGTAGCAGTGGAGCTTTCCCCCTACGACTTGAACCGTGGCCGAATCGTTTATCGGTATAAGTAA
- a CDS encoding isoprenylcysteine carboxyl methyltransferase, which translates to MIRRCSVGQRVFLALRSLLYVTGFALVWLWLMPQWINLRTSTSFPSQTPSRRLGLIPLVLGAVLAFNCFARFLFAGKGTPAPFDAPRRLVISGPYRYVRNPMYLGAGLVLTGSAILFAKFSAVLAAYAAAIIVVVNLFILFYEEPTLRLKFGDEYYEYCKNVRRWTPRATAWYPGKKQAVAEG; encoded by the coding sequence ATGATCCGGAGGTGCAGTGTGGGCCAACGGGTGTTCCTCGCTCTTCGCAGTCTGTTGTACGTAACCGGCTTTGCCCTGGTCTGGCTCTGGTTGATGCCACAGTGGATCAACCTTCGTACGTCGACCAGCTTTCCCTCACAAACTCCCTCACGACGGCTTGGGCTCATTCCCTTAGTATTGGGTGCAGTGCTTGCGTTCAACTGCTTTGCCAGATTTCTGTTTGCTGGAAAGGGTACTCCGGCTCCTTTTGACGCGCCTCGGCGGCTTGTAATCAGCGGACCTTACCGCTATGTGCGTAATCCGATGTACCTTGGCGCGGGGCTCGTTCTCACTGGCAGCGCAATCCTTTTCGCGAAATTTTCGGCCGTGCTGGCGGCCTATGCAGCGGCAATAATCGTCGTCGTGAACCTGTTCATTCTGTTCTACGAAGAGCCCACGCTTCGGCTGAAGTTCGGGGACGAATACTACGAGTACTGCAAGAACGTGCGGCGATGGACTCCACGCGCCACGGCATGGTATCCGGGCAAGAAGCAGGCGGTGGCAGAAGGATAA
- a CDS encoding 30S ribosomal protein S13 encodes MARIAGVDLPRNKHVVIALTYIYGIGNPRSARILAAAKVDPDKKVQDLNEDEVNRIRQVIESEGNVEGDLRKDVSMHIKRLIEIGSYRGFRHRRNLPVRGQRTHTNARTRKGPRKGTVANKKKAAAKT; translated from the coding sequence ATGGCACGCATTGCAGGCGTCGATCTTCCGCGCAATAAACACGTGGTCATCGCGCTGACATATATTTACGGAATCGGCAATCCGCGTTCGGCGCGCATTCTGGCAGCAGCCAAAGTCGATCCGGACAAGAAGGTGCAGGACCTGAACGAAGACGAGGTCAATCGCATCCGCCAAGTCATCGAAAGCGAAGGCAACGTCGAAGGCGACCTCCGCAAAGATGTTTCGATGCACATCAAGCGGCTGATCGAAATCGGCTCGTATCGTGGATTCCGTCATCGTCGTAACCTCCCGGTTCGCGGACAGCGGACACACACCAACGCCCGTACCCGGAAAGGTCCACGCAAAGGAACAGTGGCGAACAAGAAGAAAGCGGCGGCTAAGACATAA